The genomic segment acacATATAACAGTTATGTAGATATTCTAGTTTaagttattatacaaaaaaaaagtctaaaattaaaaaatataagcattagagattttaaaatttttgatttttacatcTGATGACACTGGcattaaaaatagaaacattCAAGATAcaagaatataaataacaataccataagaaaaagaaataatagaACTTTTATACAACTCAACAgtcaagtttgaaaaaaaaaatactaaattatttccaTTGACTTGTAAATAACTCACATGATAGGTGTTGAAataaaggtatataattaaaatgttgtataattcgcaaatatacttacttaatagtaaaatttttgttaatttaatctACATAAATGAGCAACAATATACGGGACAGTCTCATTATTTTATCAacgttatttcaatattttattacaattgtttaattatcttataaaattggaaattttaaaaaatttgttacATAAAATTGTTAACTCAAACTAATTTATCTTAAATGTCATAAGTATCACAGgtttgaaaaatgatttgatttattattagtatcataAGGTCTATAAGatgtcattaaaatatgatcTCAATAACTCAGCTTGTTAGTCAacttcttatttatattatataatatatatatatatatatatataaataaaaaaaatatatgcttaaTGATAAACAGCTACAATAGTAGAAGAGgcaattaaaaaacaatgcattaagcatattaaatataatatccttacttttttaaacaaatataaaatttttaagattCAACGGGAAAAcaggtattaaaaattaaaacttcactaaaataataaaatgttactaacaaataataaaataattgaatcaattctagtataaaattaatatacaatttactacTTGAGTTGAAAAGTTTTGTTTTACTACTAGTTTAGTAAGAATgatttgagtaaataaaaaaaaaaaataataattctactaatttacatattttaattaaaaaataggatattattaatacaattaagttCCTTTAgactataatatcatttaaagcTAACAAATTTGTATATGAATTATGTACAAATTGTTCATACTCAATATGCCTCTTTtactattaacatattatattaatgcatgTTTTGTCCTAAgttatctttaaataattaattatcataaataaaatgttgttgatgaaaatatcaaatatttcatttgaatGAATATAAAACACAGTTGAATAGTTCAttatggaagaaaaaaaatgtaaaatttgcaCCGATTTTCATCTATAAGCATTTGCAATGAGCATTGTTAATGTTGAACTCGTGTAGTTGGTAAATCTCGCTCTGTAAAAGCCGTCCTTGATCGACTGCGATACAACAATGGAGCTCTTTTatcatctaaaatattataaatagaaattagttacaaaataaatataattatgcataataattaatttaaactttaagtataaaaattaattagtacaaGTGTATTACCTGCGGTACTTGTGCCACCTGGTCTTCGACGTCTTTGATCTCGACTAAAAGCAGATCCTGTTTGCAACGCCTCAAATAAACTATCCATTACACCTTCTTGTGTATGATCTGCATTCATATCAATTAGTGCTTTTTTACGTGCTGCTCGTTCCTTTTTTTCTTTCTCCGCTTTGTCACGAGCATCTCGAGCACGACGACTTTTTTCTTCTGCTTCTCTTCGTTTATGATTTTCTCTTTGAGCttcctaaaatgtatattattttctattagtacacatggacataatatttttgtaatcattataaaattaatttaaagatcaAAAGGCAGGTTCCGGTTATAATTACTGATTCCATCAATGGacaatgtacataaattatacaatattaaaataaaaaaaacagtatacactatacagtatacatgaaTAGAAGATTATAGAGTAAACTATAGAGTACAAGTTAATATCACaattaaacgtaaataaattataataaaagaaactatatggtaagaacattatctatgtttgtgtttttcataaatatgaaaatattgatgaaatagatctattttgtatattataattcattaaatgtaattattaaaaatgtacttacataGAAACtatctttaaatgctttaagGTCGGTGAAAAATTCTTCCAAGGTATATTTTGACTTGtcaaacacataatattcaGCCAAATCATCATATAAAGCTTCCATTTTCTTACACATATTTTGTAACAATTCAAATTGTGACTTTGCTTCTTTTGCAAATGgctataaatgttttaaaatattcacacagttattataatggtaactttatttatagattttgatctaagaattaaattaagaaatacGCCAATATTGATTGATACCACAACAGTAAGAGAAACATACAAAAAACCAGTCCTGAAAATTTGCCTTAAATGATTTTAgagctattataaaaatgtaagatgGCATTTTTCAGATTCATTTTTTGCATaccataaattgttttaagatcTTTTTATAGTCTTGTAACTTGAAAAAcaagaatacatttttgaatttagcatttgtataatatttttgtaaagctCTAAAATAATTCATgacaaacatattatgttactatagaTTTTTATGGAATACTTACAGtcataatttctgaaaataaatcaTCTTCACCACATTGTTGTTTACTACAATTATTAGCAAGATCTACATCGAGGTTACGTAAGCTCGTATCCATAATACGTAATGTCTTTTGTATAACATCAATTGATACTCTTGCAGCTCTATCACAGTGTGTTAGCTCATCACCAAATGTAATTAAGTCCGGATAGTTTTTTTCAACTATATCAACAAGATAATGAAGAAGAGTTGACTTATTTTCTACGTCTTTTATTGCAGTGAGCTGTTTGAATATGAGAAGTAAATTAGATGttgtaaaatttcaataaattattcattaattcaataaatatactaattataatcataacacTTACTTTTGGCAAAAAACTTATCTCAAAACCATATGCTTGTCCATTTCGTGAACCACTATTCATATAATTTCCCAATAATAAAACAAGCTccaacattttgttaaatttaacaccactTTTAACTTCTTCACAAGCTGCTGTACCTGCCACAATGGCTGGCTTAATATCTTGTACCATCTCAGGATGATGTTGTCGATAACTTAAAGATTTTAGCCTAGGTAGCAGTCTTTTAATTTCTCCCAtctacaaaaacataaaatattgttaaaaattaagctttaagatattttttgacataacttacatgaaatatataacataatattattaaaaaaaactacaatttttaaaacaacattttagatttaatcTCTCTGATAtatcaaatagttttcaaaatactcACAGTTACAGCGAATTGTTCTGCTTCTACAAGATCCTCATAAGGACATTCTAAATCTCTTAGTTTTTTCAATTGATCTGGTGGTGGTAAATAGTTGATTAGTTGATCCAGTACATTGCCTTTTAGTACTACATCATCACATTTGAGAACACCACGTTTCACATCAGCATAACTCAAATGTTTTAATGAGCCACCCAATAAAATAGAAAGATTTTGCGAAGCTTTTGGTTCTAATACTTTTAAACATCTTACTTTCTTTAGAGTCATAGTCCTATAagtatgataaaaaatgtaatattgttacaagttttttgacatttaaaattgtttctaatttttaattcaataaaattataaaatattattatacttgtcagTGGAATCTTCTGGTTTTTTTCGAGCTGGTTTTGAAGAAAACTTTTCAGATAACCCTTGTAATATATCATTGGATGCTAACGCTTCTTCTTGAACACGTGCCCAAAAACATTTATCGGATACTTTTTGAGgtattatctaaaattatatggATATGGAGTTAAGTGACTGAGTAAGTAATAACCATTAcgaaaaaactaattattatataatattttattaaccatcttatatattacaaaatatctgatataaattaaaagttcatGTGTACTTACACTCTTCCAATTTGCTCGTTTAATACCTTCCACATGCCACAGTTTCTTAGGTTTAAGGCCAGGAGGTAGTTGAGTTCCTAAATTACCAAGTGGAGGTGGTGGACGAGGTACTCCACTTCCCATCATATTTGGAAATGGTGGAGGTGGAGGAGGACCACCTCCAGGCattggcggtggtggtggtggaggtggACCAGCAGAACCAGGCATAGGAGGCGGAGGTGGGAAATTACCACCAATAAACATCGGAGGTGGAGGTGGCGGTGGAGGTGGTGGAGGGGGTCCACCGGTATTTCcatcttgttttttatttaatcctgATTTCccattctaaattataaaatatgtcaatgttgaaataatattgtattgtttataaaaaaattaacattttaagtatgttaataattgtatattcgtCCTTTATGTATGTTTACAGCATTAGATTTTCAAATACAGGGTGGGAGCGTGGTCACTTCCTTATCTGAATTAAAATTCCTTTAAAATAAGGAA from the Acyrthosiphon pisum isolate AL4f chromosome X, pea_aphid_22Mar2018_4r6ur, whole genome shotgun sequence genome contains:
- the LOC100160854 gene encoding protein diaphanous — protein: MSRGEKTKPTTGFLDTLFGRPKKYGSAASSPIGGVGGNGIYSSGSTYGVGSRSLPRINSDNDISSGGHNDADECEMFVEHLDVEALNDKFEEMLDDMNLTEEKKTPIRDQSVVNKKKMLMMHYKKSSNEGNKKTCDKPTEYIQYLSQPDLSANKTYNCVVSLRIALTNHPLSWVSEFGTEGLRQVLSVLNECYRNDGKNAQFARIQYECIRCLKAIMNSTVGLKQMFGHKEALTVIARSLDINKPAVMLEAVKVLAAVSLIPPNGHEKALEAITMSADIENRCRFLPIVQGLKTIGNEALRVACLQFINAIVSTPEDLEFRGHLRNEIMRAGMYDVIDSLEKDCSEDLSRQLNIFNVHKEDDYEELVQRFDNVRMDFDDVGDCFDVIKNIVADSPAEPYLLSILQHFLFIKDDVSIRPAFYKLIEECVSQIVLHRNGCDPDFHATKRFQLDVQPLIDTVVEKSKAEEDRRVEELKDKLEHAVATRQEAEAKLIQAETTIKEFMLNSSMEINGKSGLNKKQDGNTGGPPPPPPPPPPPPMFIGGNFPPPPPMPGSAGPPPPPPPPMPGGGPPPPPPFPNMMGSGVPRPPPPLGNLGTQLPPGLKPKKLWHVEGIKRANWKSIIPQKVSDKCFWARVQEEALASNDILQGLSEKFSSKPARKKPEDSTDKTMTLKKVRCLKVLEPKASQNLSILLGGSLKHLSYADVKRGVLKCDDVVLKGNVLDQLINYLPPPDQLKKLRDLECPYEDLVEAEQFAVTMGEIKRLLPRLKSLSYRQHHPEMVQDIKPAIVAGTAACEEVKSGVKFNKMLELVLLLGNYMNSGSRNGQAYGFEISFLPKLTAIKDVENKSTLLHYLVDIVEKNYPDLITFGDELTHCDRAARVSIDVIQKTLRIMDTSLRNLDVDLANNCSKQQCGEDDLFSEIMTPFAKEAKSQFELLQNMCKKMEALYDDLAEYYVFDKSKYTLEEFFTDLKAFKDSFYEAQRENHKRREAEEKSRRARDARDKAEKEKKERAARKKALIDMNADHTQEGVMDSLFEALQTGSAFSRDQRRRRPGGTSTADDKRAPLLYRSRSRTAFTERDLPTTRVQH